Part of the Pedobacter roseus genome is shown below.
GCCTGGCATCAATGGTTTAGAACTTGCCAAAAATATCAGGGAAAAAGCTAAATATTTGATTTTCACCACTGCCCATCCTGATTATGCCCTACAGGCATTTGATGTACAATCGGATCAGTATCTGCTTAAACCGATTTCGTTTGCAAAATTTGCTTTGGGCATCGACCGCATTTTAAAGAAGGAGGCCAACAATGCCAAGGTTACTACAAAAGAAACAGAGCAGGCAGCAGCACTTTATATTAAAGGTGATCATAAATATGCTTTTTCGAATATCGCAATTGATGAAATACTTTACATTAAAGCCTTACAAAATTATATCCAGATTATAACCAAATCTGAAACCCACACCACCTATCTTACACTAAAAGAGATTGAAAAAGCCTTAGAAACACATGCATTTATAAGGGTTAACAAATCTAATATTGTTGCTAAATCAGCAATAAAAAAGGTGGATGGAAATATTATCCGTTTAGTAAACAATGAAATGATACAAATTGGCGAAGGTTATAAAGAAGCTTTCTTCGCATACGTACAGAGCAGTTTACTAAAATCGAACCGGAACCAGTAATTATATATCAATCCAGCTATATACTATGTGACTCAGAATTCCTGTTAGAATAATAGTTAGTTCGAAAACTAAAATTCCATGATGAAACTTGTCATTACCGTGTGACTCTGATCACCTGTTGGATTGGTTGAGTAAGCATTTTTGGCTTTGATGTTTTTATAAACAAAAACAGTTTTTTTAGAAAGCTTGGTAGTATTTTGAGTTTTCATGGTTTTATAGATTAAATATGATGATATAATTATTAAAATAAGCTAATTGTGGCAACTAAAATTCCATGATGAAGCTTGTCATCGCACTATGGCTTTGATCTCCTGTTGGACTAGTTGCATAGTTGTTTTGAGCTTTGATGTTTTTATAAACAAAAACAGTTTTTTTAGAAAGTTTAGCTGAAGTATTTGTGTGTTGAGCTTTCATAATATGATGTATATAATTCTTGTGATTATCGTTGTTATTAATTTTCTGTAAAGATGCACGCCAAAACCACACACAACCAGTTTTTTACACAAACCCCTACTTTTGGGAGATAAAAGCCCAATTTCAATAGATTAAAGAGAAAAAAATGAACTTTTTACACTTAAAAATATTCTACGAAAAGTATAAGTTTCACCTGTTGGTATGGAGTCTTTACATCGTTTATGAGGTATTTATTCTGGGTTTAACCACAAATCGATTCAGAGAACCGGGAGCCTATCTACTTGTTTATATCGTTAATATTTTAACCTTCTATACCTATGGTTTTTTACTGAAAAGGGTATTAAAAACGGAATCAAATGCTTTAAAAATTTTAAAGGTTACTATACTCATTGCAGTAATAATTTTTGCATACGTCGTTTCTACATTTTTTCTTATTATCTTTTTTGAAAAAATAAGCTTAATAAAAACAAACCCGGATAGAGCCTTTGACCGGGAATTAATATTATCCTGCATTTATCGTTCAATATTATTTATTGGTTACTCAACGGGTTATGTTTATATCACTAAATCATTTCAGGATCAAAAGAAGGTTGAAGCGCTTGAAAGAGTGAACCTGGTTACCCAGCTTGAGAAACAGGCTTTAGAAAACGATCTGGTACAATCGCAAAACAATTACCTGCGCAGCCAGATCAATCCGCACTTCCTGTTCAACACCTTAAATTTTATTTATAACGACGCCCGTAAAAAAGCGCCTATGGCAGCAGATGCGATTATGAATCTTGCTGAAATGATGCGCTATGCTTTAAAACGCCCTGAAGCATCAGAAATGGTTCCTTTAAGTGAAGAGATTGAGCAAATTGAGCATTTAATCAATCTTCATAAACTCCGAACGGCTAACACGATTAATCTGGAACTTGAAGTAACGGGAGATTTATTTGGGTTAAGGTTTCCACCCCTTATCTTATTAACTTTAGTAGAGAACATATTTAAGCATGGAAATGTTTCGCACTCTACTCAGCCTGCATTAATTAAAATCATTTACGAAAATGATAAACTCCATATCAGCACGATTAACATGATTAACGACAACAAGGGAAAACAAACTGAAAGTCATCATGTTGGCATCGAAAACATCGGCAAACGTTTGAGTAATTTCTATGGCGATAATTATGTATTCAGGTATTATAAAGACCCGCTTAACCGCTACATTACAGAAATTGAAGTTACCGTTGTTAACCCAATGGCCAGGTTAAACCGCTAATTATTAATGGCATTTTGCCGCTGGATATCTTTTAATAAAAAGTAATACATCACCATTTCATGCGTGCGCTGGTCTTTATTAAAAAGCCTGTTTACATGCATGTGCATCAAATCGCTAAGCAGTTTAACACGTCTTTCAGGCCGTACCTGTTTAAGGATAGTGATAAAAGAAGCTGAAAATTGTTCGAACTGCTGTTCTTGTTCAGCAGTTAACTCAGTAAATTCAGTTTTCCTGAACTGCTGGTAGTGATTGTTGAGCTGTTTAAAATCGGTCGCATTTAAATGGTGTTCACGGTTAAAGGAATCGGATAAGGACCTGATTATTTTACCTGCCACCTGCTGATCAACCAATCCTGCGTTAATTATTTCTGAAAACAGCATCGAGCACAGCTTATATTTATCAAAATGATCAGGCTGTGTTTCGAAAAGGGACATTACAAAGTCACTATCGGTAGCAAAATGTTTTTCAACATGTTCGATCATATCGCTGCCATAGCGCTCGAGTTCGCGCTTATAAGTTTTAATCTGCACGTCAGACACCAGTCCAGAATTTAAAAATACGTACAGGTTATCCATTAAACCAGATGTTACCGCTTGCATTTTAAGTATATCGTTTAAAAGCACCCTAAATCTGATGTGGTTTCCGTTTTCATTGTAGCGGATAAAAAACCACGATTTAATGTCTGCAGCATAATCTGCTAAAAAAGAGGCTATTACTTCGGCCAGAACCTGATCAGATCTTTGCTGATGGCAATAAATTTCAAAATAGAGCCATTCTGTTCCTGGCGGAAAATACCGGATTACATCAGTATGTTGTACCTGAGGCAACAAACCATTATAAATTTTCTCTGCATGATTGATGCTTAAAACAAACTGTGCCACATAAGGCTGCCCTGCATCATCTACTACAATACTATTCTGGGATAGGTTTACTTCTTCAATATACAATGAACTGTGTTTCTGCATATATTGAAGAAAAGCATTCAGGTCCTCATCTCTGTGCAGTGCAAAACAGAGGGTTTGATCAGATAAACCGGCTTTAAAATAATTGCTCACCCCTATTTTTACAAGGTTTGCACGGAAAAGTTTGATTGATAAAAGTTTTTGGTCCTGACCTAAAAGATCTTCTTTCTTAATTTTCCATTTATAATTGCTTAGCACTATATTTTGATATTGTAAGCGCGGATAATAATCGAGATCAGGAAACAGGTTATCGAGCGGCAAGGAAAGGCTTGTTGTGAGCCCCTGATGCTGTAAATCGCATAATAACCTAAATACAGAAAGATCTGAGCGGGAATAATTATAAGCGGAAGCCATTCGGGGCACTAAACGTTTGTTTAAACGTTTAGTGCGGAGTATAACTTCTGTTCCCTTAACAGAAAGCTGGATATCATTTAAACTCAGCGGATCTGCTGAGGTATCAAAATTGAGGATCGATAATTGGTGGCCATACATGCATTGGCGACGGTTTACATTATCTACATTGGTTTCGACCATGTACGCCACGTCGAAAAACAATACCTCCGGATTGGCCGCCTGCTCGGCACCGGCAACATTTTTTGCATAAGTTTCTACCGCCTCATCGGCCATGGTAAACCTACCGGTTAATGCATTTGAGGTTGCCCCTCCTATCTGCTCGGTAAAAATCAGGTCGTCATGAACAGACATAATCAGACTAAAAGAATTGGGCAGCGGCTTCGGGTTATCGTTTAACTTTAAAGCAAGCTTGTTTAAAAACACCGGTTTACCTTTTTCGAAGCTTTGCGGGGAGAGATGCTGCTTAAATGCTGCCTTAATGCCCTCTCCATCGCTTTCAGACTTAGCTGACTTATTGCTGATTTTAGCGATAAAATCGTCATTTTCGCCCGCTTGTTCGAGCTGATCGTAACCAACCCCCATTTCGGGATCGAGTGCCAGTAAAAGCGGCACTTCCTGATCTTCAAATTTCTTTTTAAACCTGGTTATAAACTGATTTAAAGCTTCGCGGTCGCTATTGGGTAAAATACCATGAAGCGTTTTGATCAATCCGGGAATGGCAGAAAGCAATTGTTCTTTTATGTGACCGGATTTTACTGTTCTTTGGGCAATGAGGTATTTTGGTAAATCTTTTGTATCGGTAAGGCCTAAGCGTTCGAAATAGTCTTTCCCAATGATATTAGGATCGTAATTGGTAAATATCAGCTGCAGATCGTGCATATCCTGAAACAGGCCAAAAAGGTTTTCTACTTCTTCGTTTTTTAAATTTAATGTCTTGATGAGTTCATTAATACGTATTGGTTTGATACAGGCATCCAATATCTGTTTTACAAAATCATCTTCATCAAGCTCAGCCAGTTCGAAAACCCCATCGGTACAGGCAATGTAACGGATACTGTTTGGAGTAAAGTAATAACTGCTGTTACTGAACAACAGGCAGTTTTTATTCAACAGATCGGCTAAGGGCAGCTGAATATTATTTTTGTAAGGCCAATCGACCAGGGTCGTAATTTTTTGTTCTTTTTCGATTACAATTTTGCCTTCAGATGGTTTAATGGCATCGGTTAATAAACTGAAACCGGCAAATGTGCCATAAGGTGTGGAGCGGAACTTAGCCCGGTTAAAATATTTCCAGATGGTAAAGTACACCTTCGGTGGAAGATCCTGTAACTGGTTTGCTTCTACATCTTTTATCGTTTCGTAAAATGCAGATGAAGATATAGCGATTGCTTTTTTTAACTCCTCCCAACAATCGGCAAGTTCGGATTGATACGAAAATTTAGGTGTTCTAAAAATTACGGTGGGTTGAATATTAAGCTTCATCAGATTTAAATGGTGGCGAAAATTACAAAGATTAATTTAGATTACCAGTTGGCAGTTAATAGTTAGTTGCAAAATACAAAATCAGCGTTTATCATTTTAAATCAGCGGGAATAAATGTGCACAAAGGGTTTCCCGCAGATTACACTGATTTACGCAGATTTAAATTTTTCCGTCACTTAATTGACTTCGTCCGTATCTCCACGAACTTACAGTTAATTAGCTTTTCGGTCGGGATTGCAAATCACGACTAACAACAAAAAAGCCATCTCCTTTACGAAGATGGCTTTACCGGGATGTTAATTGTATTCTATTTTTTGGTTACTTTAAATTCAGTTCTTCTGTTTTTAGCCCTACCTTCAGGGTTATCTTTTTTCTTGCGTTTAACGATGATTTCATTTGGTGCAATCGGCATTGATTCGCCATAACCTTTTGAAGTCATTCTGGCAGCGGCAATACCTTTACTTTCTAAATAATCAGTACAAGATTTTGCCCTTCTGTTTGATAAATCGAGGTTGTACTCATCTGTACCGATGTTATCGGTATGAGAACCTAATTCGATTTCCATTTCAGGGTTATCTTCCATAATCGGGATCAGGAAGTCGAGCACTTTTTTAGAAGGTTCAGTTAATTCGGCGCTGTTAAATTCGTAATATACATTGTCCAACGCCATCGGAATACCTATTTTGAAAGGGCTTAAGCAGTAATCTTTATAAATTAATGTATCTGCTTTTGCAAGTTCCTCATAAGGATAGTTTTTGGTTACTGCAAAGTAATTGTCTTTAGCAAAAAGCAATTTGATCGGTCTTTTCGAATCTACTTTAAACTTATAAATACCATCGGTACCTGTAGTAAGTTTTTGTGGACCTTCTGCATTGTTGAGGGTAACACTTGCACCTGCTAAAGGCAATTTGGTTTTACAATCGGTTAAAATACCTGAGATTGATAAATATTCTTTTTTCACTTCGAATATTTCTAAACAGCAGGATGATTCGCGATCAGAACTGATGTATCCAGCTGTTCCTTTATCATCGGTCGCTGTGAAATAAATATCATCTTTTGAAGAGTTAAATGGATAACCCAGGTTTTTTGGAGCGGTCCAATCAACCAGATCGCCCTCTGATTCAAAGAAATCAAGTCCACCGAAACCTGTTCTTCCATCGGTACTGAACAATAATTTTTTGGTTAAGGTATTGTAATAAGGCGCACGCTCATCATCTTCGGTATTAATGGCCTGACCAAAGTTTACCGCCTGCCCCAATGAACCATCGGCACGGATGGCGCAGTACCAAAGGTCGAACTTGCCGTAACCGCCACTTCTATCAGAAGAGAAAAGCAGGAACTTACCATCGCTGGTTACAAATGGCTGTGAGGAGTTGAAATCTTTACTGTTTACCTGCAAACCTACCGGTTGTGCATCAGACCATTTATCGCCTGTTTTTTTGGAACTATAAATGGCATATTTTTCTTTATCCCTCCAGGTGGTGAAATATACTGTATTACCATCCGGGGTAAAAGCAGGTGCGGCAATCTCTGTACCTTTAGGAAAATTAATATCCAGTTTTTTAACGGCAATATCTGCTGTATTTAAATTACCCTTGGCTGAATAGAGGTTGTTGATAAATGGATTGGCTTTTGTTGATACCTGAACTTCGCCACCGGCCTCTGTTTTAACCATATCTTTTTTACTACCTACAGCAACGGGACGTGATGAAGTAAAATACAGTTCGTTATTGATTTTTACCGCAGCATAGTTAGATCCTAAACCGTTTACGTTGGTTGGTACTTTTTTTACCTGTACCATACGTGGGAAACGCATTTCTTCAATGGCAAACTTACACGATTCGATTTCTTTCTGGGCTTCTTTAGCTAAAGGATCTCCAGTGTTTTTCTGGATGAACTGCTGAAAAACATCAATGGCCTGATCAAATTTTTTGTTGGCCCTTAAGCTTTCTGCATAATAGAACAATGCTTTTCTAAAACGGGTATTGGTAAAAGTAGCAGCTATGGCATAATATTTCTCGGCCTCGTTAAACTCCCTGTAGAGCCTGCTCGACTCGGCCAGGTTGTAAATCGATCCTTCATAATCTTCTATCACTTTATCATCAGTGGCTGATTTTCTTTCCTTGCCATAAGGTAAAATGGCCTGGGTACTATCGCCAGTAATTTTAAGGGCTTTCTTATAAAAGGTAGATGCTGCATAATAATCCTTATTTTCGAAATAAGTATCGGCAACCTTTTTATAATTAACCACATACTGAGCGTTAGCAAAACCGCCAAGTGCCACTAATAAAATGAGTAATATTTTTTTCATCTTTATAAATTATTAATCGTTTTGCTATCGTTTTTTAAGGGTATTAATTAACGTGCTAGCTCGGTTTGTTTGCATTGGTGATGAAGATTATAAACGTGGGCAAAAGAAGTTTGGACCAATAATTCCGTTACGGCCAATTAAGGATACCGAAAGCTCTAAACCGCCATTACTATTTGATGCCCGGTTGAAAGTAGAGGTGTTCACATCATAACTCAACCCGAAAACCATATTTTTTAACTGTAAACCCACAAAGGCAATTGCAGCATCTTTATTACGGTAGTTACCGCCAAATAAAATATTTGCTGATGAGTTAACATTAAGCTGGGCATAAGCACCCAACGAAACCTCATTGGTATTACCCTGGTACATAAATAAGGCATTTGGCACAATATCCAGCAGTTCTGAAGCTTTGATCCTGGCACCGCCATGCGCGGTGAAGCGAACAGGGATACGCGAATTAGTACCCGAGAAACGATCCATCGGACGGGTTAAGTGTGCTGCACTTGCGCCTAAGAAAACGTTTACACTTTTATTGGGGTTACCATCAAAGAACATGATACCTGCGTTTACATCCGGCACCAGTGAAGACTGCGATGAAAGCGTTTCGCCACTCATCATGCCGCCATCATAACCGGTAACAGGATTAAACTGGTTACCGAACCTGGCCTGAGAAAAATCGAAACTGCGGTTAATGATACCGGCCTGTAAGCCAAAGCTCACCATCTGCAAACCCTCGGCACCGAACCTTAAGCGATACGAACCTGATACCAGGGCAGAGAGGTAGTTAAAATCTAGCTCCCCTGCCCTTTGGTTTAAAATGGTTGCACCAAATGCGAAGTTCTTTTTCGGGGCGAGATCGAAAGATGCACCACCGGTTAAGAACGAGCTGTTAAGTGCACTCCATTGTTGTTTAAAGTTTACCGTTGCACGGTAATCGCCGTCTATTACGCCCGTTAATGCCGGATTAAGGTATAAGGGGTTTGCATAATATTGCGAAAAATGCGGATCAGTTTGTGCAAAAGACTTAGCTGTACACAGCAGTAACCCCAGCACCGCAACATATATTTTTAAAGCCGATAGTATTTTCATGGTCTTTGATTTTATCTGTTAATTATTAATCCTCTTCTTATCTGATCAGCGTTACTGTACCTTTTTTCAATGTAGTTGTTCCATCGGTAAAGGTTACATCAACCATATACACATAAACCCCGATTGGCTGATTTACACCTTTAAAGGTTCCGTCCCATCCATTTGCCACGTTATCTGACTGGAAGATCAACTGACCCCATTGTGTGTAGATGCTCATTTTAGCTGAGGCAATGGTATTGCCATACACTAAGAATACATCGTTTTTACCATCGTTATTTGGTGTAAATGCATTTGGTATGTACACCTGATTTCCAAGTGGATTGGTTGCTTTGCCCGAAACTGAACCGTTTGCACTGGTTTGACAATCAATCTGTCCTTTGGCCCTAACCGAGATGGTTACACTTTGATCTGGTTTTAAGCCTGTAACAAAGTAACTTGTTCCGGTTGGTCCGTTTGTTGGGTTGATCCATGTTAAACCATTGTCTAACGATACTTCGTAAGCCGTAGCACCTGCAACTGCAGCCCATGCAAAGGTGATGCTATTTGGAGTTGAGGTTTGTACC
Proteins encoded:
- a CDS encoding LytR/AlgR family response regulator transcription factor, whose protein sequence is MNLKCVVIDDEQHAIEVLTDHIAEMPGLTIFKTFTSPVQALMEISIDDEIDLLFMDIDMPGINGLELAKNIREKAKYLIFTTAHPDYALQAFDVQSDQYLLKPISFAKFALGIDRILKKEANNAKVTTKETEQAAALYIKGDHKYAFSNIAIDEILYIKALQNYIQIITKSETHTTYLTLKEIEKALETHAFIRVNKSNIVAKSAIKKVDGNIIRLVNNEMIQIGEGYKEAFFAYVQSSLLKSNRNQ
- a CDS encoding sensor histidine kinase; this encodes MNFLHLKIFYEKYKFHLLVWSLYIVYEVFILGLTTNRFREPGAYLLVYIVNILTFYTYGFLLKRVLKTESNALKILKVTILIAVIIFAYVVSTFFLIIFFEKISLIKTNPDRAFDRELILSCIYRSILFIGYSTGYVYITKSFQDQKKVEALERVNLVTQLEKQALENDLVQSQNNYLRSQINPHFLFNTLNFIYNDARKKAPMAADAIMNLAEMMRYALKRPEASEMVPLSEEIEQIEHLINLHKLRTANTINLELEVTGDLFGLRFPPLILLTLVENIFKHGNVSHSTQPALIKIIYENDKLHISTINMINDNKGKQTESHHVGIENIGKRLSNFYGDNYVFRYYKDPLNRYITEIEVTVVNPMARLNR
- a CDS encoding lantibiotic dehydratase translates to MKLNIQPTVIFRTPKFSYQSELADCWEELKKAIAISSSAFYETIKDVEANQLQDLPPKVYFTIWKYFNRAKFRSTPYGTFAGFSLLTDAIKPSEGKIVIEKEQKITTLVDWPYKNNIQLPLADLLNKNCLLFSNSSYYFTPNSIRYIACTDGVFELAELDEDDFVKQILDACIKPIRINELIKTLNLKNEEVENLFGLFQDMHDLQLIFTNYDPNIIGKDYFERLGLTDTKDLPKYLIAQRTVKSGHIKEQLLSAIPGLIKTLHGILPNSDREALNQFITRFKKKFEDQEVPLLLALDPEMGVGYDQLEQAGENDDFIAKISNKSAKSESDGEGIKAAFKQHLSPQSFEKGKPVFLNKLALKLNDNPKPLPNSFSLIMSVHDDLIFTEQIGGATSNALTGRFTMADEAVETYAKNVAGAEQAANPEVLFFDVAYMVETNVDNVNRRQCMYGHQLSILNFDTSADPLSLNDIQLSVKGTEVILRTKRLNKRLVPRMASAYNYSRSDLSVFRLLCDLQHQGLTTSLSLPLDNLFPDLDYYPRLQYQNIVLSNYKWKIKKEDLLGQDQKLLSIKLFRANLVKIGVSNYFKAGLSDQTLCFALHRDEDLNAFLQYMQKHSSLYIEEVNLSQNSIVVDDAGQPYVAQFVLSINHAEKIYNGLLPQVQHTDVIRYFPPGTEWLYFEIYCHQQRSDQVLAEVIASFLADYAADIKSWFFIRYNENGNHIRFRVLLNDILKMQAVTSGLMDNLYVFLNSGLVSDVQIKTYKRELERYGSDMIEHVEKHFATDSDFVMSLFETQPDHFDKYKLCSMLFSEIINAGLVDQQVAGKIIRSLSDSFNREHHLNATDFKQLNNHYQQFRKTEFTELTAEQEQQFEQFSASFITILKQVRPERRVKLLSDLMHMHVNRLFNKDQRTHEMVMYYFLLKDIQRQNAINN
- a CDS encoding OmpA family protein, with translation MKKILLILLVALGGFANAQYVVNYKKVADTYFENKDYYAASTFYKKALKITGDSTQAILPYGKERKSATDDKVIEDYEGSIYNLAESSRLYREFNEAEKYYAIAATFTNTRFRKALFYYAESLRANKKFDQAIDVFQQFIQKNTGDPLAKEAQKEIESCKFAIEEMRFPRMVQVKKVPTNVNGLGSNYAAVKINNELYFTSSRPVAVGSKKDMVKTEAGGEVQVSTKANPFINNLYSAKGNLNTADIAVKKLDINFPKGTEIAAPAFTPDGNTVYFTTWRDKEKYAIYSSKKTGDKWSDAQPVGLQVNSKDFNSSQPFVTSDGKFLLFSSDRSGGYGKFDLWYCAIRADGSLGQAVNFGQAINTEDDERAPYYNTLTKKLLFSTDGRTGFGGLDFFESEGDLVDWTAPKNLGYPFNSSKDDIYFTATDDKGTAGYISSDRESSCCLEIFEVKKEYLSISGILTDCKTKLPLAGASVTLNNAEGPQKLTTGTDGIYKFKVDSKRPIKLLFAKDNYFAVTKNYPYEELAKADTLIYKDYCLSPFKIGIPMALDNVYYEFNSAELTEPSKKVLDFLIPIMEDNPEMEIELGSHTDNIGTDEYNLDLSNRRAKSCTDYLESKGIAAARMTSKGYGESMPIAPNEIIVKRKKKDNPEGRAKNRRTEFKVTKK
- a CDS encoding PorP/SprF family type IX secretion system membrane protein, translated to MKILSALKIYVAVLGLLLCTAKSFAQTDPHFSQYYANPLYLNPALTGVIDGDYRATVNFKQQWSALNSSFLTGGASFDLAPKKNFAFGATILNQRAGELDFNYLSALVSGSYRLRFGAEGLQMVSFGLQAGIINRSFDFSQARFGNQFNPVTGYDGGMMSGETLSSQSSLVPDVNAGIMFFDGNPNKSVNVFLGASAAHLTRPMDRFSGTNSRIPVRFTAHGGARIKASELLDIVPNALFMYQGNTNEVSLGAYAQLNVNSSANILFGGNYRNKDAAIAFVGLQLKNMVFGLSYDVNTSTFNRASNSNGGLELSVSLIGRNGIIGPNFFCPRL